The following nucleotide sequence is from Aggregicoccus sp. 17bor-14.
GCCCCTATGCCAGACCCGGGGCCGCTAGAACACCACGCCGGGGCACGCCGAGGCGCACTTCGCGCCCACCTCGTTGCAGGCGTTGTCCTCGTCGTTGATGCACTTGGCGCAGTCCTTCGCGTCGCACGACTCGTCGCAGCTGAAGCCGGAGGAGGACAGGTTGCACTCCTGCAGCCGCACGCAGGCGTCCTTGCAGCTGTCGTTGTCCCCCGAGCAGCCCGCGAGCGCCGCTCCCAGCACCACCACTGCCATCAGACGCTTCATCACGTTGCTTCTCCTTGGAAAGCCCTGCCCCAGAGGTAGTGCGTGTGCGCCTGCGCGCACAGCGCTGCATCGGCCAGATGTTATGAGGTGCATGCTCCCGGGGGTAAGCTGCGCGCTCTGCCCCACGCACGTGTGCGCACCCGCCCCGACGCGGACGCACCGGACGGAGGTACAGGCGCATCCGGGGGGGCTTTCCGGCGCGTACCGTTGTGGTGGTAGATTTCAATTATTCGCGCGTGGACACTTTGGGTGGGGCCCACTGCGCGCCGGGGACTTCCAGATGATCGAGCGCAACACCATTCCCAAACTCGCTCCGACCGAGGTGGGTGACCCGTTGATCGGGCGCGTGCTCAACGACCGCTTCCGCATCATCGAGGTGCTGGGCTCGGGCGGCATGGGGCGCGTGTACAAGGCGATGCAGGCGCCGCTCGACCGCCTCGTGGCGCTCAAGGTGCTCAACGCGAGCTACGCGGGCAGCACGGACCCGGGCTTCCAGAAGCGCTTCTTCCTCGAGGCCAGCGTCACCAGCAAGCTGCGCCACCCGAACACCATCACCGTCATCGACTACGGCAAGACGGACGACGGCATCTTCTTCATCGCGATGGAGTACCTCGAGGGCAAGACGCTCGCGCAGGTGCTCACCCAGCTGGGGCCGCAGCCCTGGGGCCGGGCGCTGTCCATCGGCATGCAGATCGCGCGCTCGCTGCGCGAGGCGCACAAGGTCGGCCTCATCCACCGCGACCTCAAGCCCGCCAACGTGATGGTGATCAACCAGGAGGAGGCGGACACGGACCTGATCAAGGTCCTCGACTTCGGCCTGGTGAAGAGCTTCACGCCGGACGCGGCGGTGAAGACCCCGAGCGACACCGAGCTCACGCAGAACGGCGTCATCCTGGGCTCCCCGCAGTACATGGCGCCCGAGCAGGCGCGCAACATCTCGGACCCGCGCTCGGACGTGTACAGCCTGGGCGTGCTGCTCTACCAGACGCTCACCGGCCGCCCGCCCTTCCAGGCCGCGCAGAGCATCGACGTCATCATCAAGCACCTCAACGAGCCGCCCCCGCCCTTCAGCAGCGTGTGGCCCAACCACGCCATCCCCCAGGAGGTGGAGGCGCTGGTGATGAAGTGCCTGGAGAAGCGGCCCGACCAGCGCTTCCAGTCCATGGAGGAGGTGCTCGAGGGGATGAAGCGCGCGAGCACCAGCGCGGGGATGAGCGGCGCCTTCAACACCAGCCCGCAGATGATAGGCAGCGGCCCCCTGCAGGTGAACACGGGCGCCCTGCGCGTGAGCTCCACCGCGGCGTCGCGCCTGAGCCAGACCGGTGCGCAGCGCCTGCAGCAGGCGGCGGCCGCTGCGCAGGGCGGCACCGGCGCGCACACGCTCGCGCTGGACGTGTCGCTCGACGACGAGGCCCCCAAGCGCAAGCTGCTGCCGCTCGCGCTCTTCGGCGGCGCGGCCCTGCTGGGCGTGGGCGCGGCCGCCCTCTTCTTCCTGCGCTCGCCGGCCCCTGCGCCCGCGGCGCCTGCGCCGGTGGCCCAGGCGGCTGCCGCGCCCGCGACGCAGCCCGCCGCCCCCGCGCCGCAGCAGCCGGCGGTGGCCGCCGCGGCGCAGCCCGCGTCCACCGAGCCCGTGCAGCCCGCGAAGCCGGTGAAGCCTGAGGTGGTGCCGGTGCGCTTCCTGGTCGCGAGCGAGCCCTCGGGCGCGCGCGTCCTCTACCGCGGCCGCAGCCTGGGCGAGACGCCCGTGCAGCTCGAGGTGGAGCCGGGCGCGCGCGGCCGCGCCGAGGCGGAGCTCACCTTCGTGCTCTCCGGCTACGAGCGCACCGTGGCCACCGCCGAGGGGCGCGGCCCCGAGGTGCGCTTCACGCAGAAGCTGAAGAAGAAAAATGAGGCGAAGCCGAAGCCCGGCTCGCCTGGTTACAAGGACGACCCGTACCAGTGAAACCCTCCCAGGTGGTGAAGAGAGCAGGTCTCGTCGCGCTGATCCTCGGCTCGACGCAGGCCCTGGCGGACGAGCGCCTCGAGGCGCGCCGTCACTTCCGCAACGGCATGGCCCTGGTCGCCCAGGGGCAGCTGGACAGCGGCGTGGCCGAGCTGCAGGAGGCGTACGCCATCAAGCCGCACCCCAACGTCCTCTACAACATCGCGCGCGCCTACCACGACGCGGGCCGCATCCCCGAGGCGGTGGACTGGTACAAGCGCTACCTCACGTACAACCCGGCCGACAGCGAGCCGGTGCGCGTGACGCTCGCGCAGCTGGAGAAGAGCCTGCAGCCGGCAGCGCCCGCTCCCGGTGAGCTCGCCGCCGCCGCCGTGCCGCAGCTGCAGCAGCCGCAGCAGGCCGCCGCTTCCGCAGCAGCGGGCTCGGCCGCGGGCTCCACCACGGGCAGCGCGAGCCTCAAGATGCCTCCGCCCCCGGCGGGCATGACGGCGCTGATGAGCGAGGAGCGCGCGAAGCAGCTCGCGAGCCTGCTCGAGCGCCTGGAGAAGGCCGTGGACCGCGCCGAGGCGACGCAGCAGGCCCAGGCCCAGGCGCAGGAGCCGGCCGCGCCGCTGTTCCCGGTGGTCACCGGCGCCGAGGTGGCGCT
It contains:
- a CDS encoding serine/threonine-protein kinase; the protein is MIERNTIPKLAPTEVGDPLIGRVLNDRFRIIEVLGSGGMGRVYKAMQAPLDRLVALKVLNASYAGSTDPGFQKRFFLEASVTSKLRHPNTITVIDYGKTDDGIFFIAMEYLEGKTLAQVLTQLGPQPWGRALSIGMQIARSLREAHKVGLIHRDLKPANVMVINQEEADTDLIKVLDFGLVKSFTPDAAVKTPSDTELTQNGVILGSPQYMAPEQARNISDPRSDVYSLGVLLYQTLTGRPPFQAAQSIDVIIKHLNEPPPPFSSVWPNHAIPQEVEALVMKCLEKRPDQRFQSMEEVLEGMKRASTSAGMSGAFNTSPQMIGSGPLQVNTGALRVSSTAASRLSQTGAQRLQQAAAAAQGGTGAHTLALDVSLDDEAPKRKLLPLALFGGAALLGVGAAALFFLRSPAPAPAAPAPVAQAAAAPATQPAAPAPQQPAVAAAAQPASTEPVQPAKPVKPEVVPVRFLVASEPSGARVLYRGRSLGETPVQLEVEPGARGRAEAELTFVLSGYERTVATAEGRGPEVRFTQKLKKKNEAKPKPGSPGYKDDPYQ